Proteins encoded in a region of the Anopheles aquasalis chromosome 2, idAnoAquaMG_Q_19, whole genome shotgun sequence genome:
- the LOC126569934 gene encoding ecdysone-induced protein 74EF isoform X2: MPGLFPSTIDGHDSGTESDGDLEQEDDLIPEHEMELSLSSRQDTASPSDTACSSESPAFLGGPASAAHLLLYDQNSSEEELEVINGGAGAVGNCDIIEVGSVSGVPSRIGAGGPGAGLCGRVAGIDQLPMMSDGADEEDDEDEDDATEEIIDDDEEEHEDDEEEDEEDEEVASAIASATTVATTATTVTPKVATTIIGSAGHRPMDTSVRGHFVSLAAGGGLDVFADGESLDDFADELCLASSSDDAPMAFSSGMLNVKTVSSNSDKQHQQPPQQQRFSTLLEKRKRSLAQNSDDEVRFLLEQQQQTPLGHHHHPNHHLHHPHHQHHSMRHQQQQQQSKQQQQQQHLHQQHKLLQQEQHLTEESLLSAPVNFRTSPPLEALKPHRGHILQRSTTPLILTESGGGHGGSGGSGLLLSGSGSGSLLSSTTSSLSSLLSGCGSSASTGGGSSGFYEPSLIGGGGGIGAGGLRFGLGRRTIGCDSPMTAVSHRNNNSTNQQQQQHGGSTLGSGLSTTTSSITNTRTASSSSSSSSLSSLSSPPSLATTGGNACAVGESQQQQQQQQRSSAVSAPVSSASSNLVTNMDVSRSVSPPAKMFHCAVSPRRRAPRHQQQRLQRPHRPCLDFDKMQQLKARSVTTWRHSNEHSGELSVFCW; the protein is encoded by the exons GTTTAAGCTCCCGGCAGGATACCGCCTCACCGAGCGATACGGCCTGTTCCTCGGAATCGCCCGCCTTCCTGGGGGGCCCTGCCTCGGCCGCacatctgctgctgtacgatcaGAACAGCTCGGAAGAGGAGCTGGAAGTGATCAACGGTGGCGCCGGTGCTGTCGGTAACTGTGATATCATCGAGGTGGGCAGTGTGAGCGGTGTTCCGAGCCGGATCGGTGCCGGCGGTCCCGGTGCCGGCCTCTGTGGCCGAGTCGCCGGTATCGATCAGCTACCGATGATGAGTGATGGTGCAGATGAGGAAgatgacgaggatgaagatgatgccaCCGAGGAAATcattgacgatgatgaggaggagcatgaggatgatgaggaagaggatgaggaagatgaGGAAGTAGCTTCAGCGATCGCGTCGGCGACGACCGTCGcgacgaccgcgaccacgGTGACGCCAAAGGTGGCAACGACAATCATCGGAAGTGCCGGCCATAGACCGATGGACACTAGCGTGCGGGGCCACTTTGTTTcactggccgctggtggtggtctggatGTGTTCGCCGATGGTGAATCGCTGGATGACTTTGCCGACGAACTGTGCCTGGCGTCCTCGAGCGATGATGCGCCCATGGCCTTCTCTTCTGGCATGCTCAATGTCAAAACCGTTTCTTCCAACAGCgacaaacagcatcagcagccgccgcagcagcagcggttcaGCACTCTTTTGGAGAAACGTAAGCGATCTCTGGCGCAAAACTCGGATGATGAG GTTCGCTTCCTTCtagagcaacaacagcagactCCGCTagggcaccatcaccacccaaaccatcatcttcaccatccacatcatcagcatcattcgatgcgtcaccagcagcagcagcagcagtcgaaacagcagcagcaacagcaacacctgcatcaacagcacaagctgctgcagcaggagcagcatcttACGGAAGAGTCGCTACTGTCGGCACCCGTCAACTTTCGGACGTCGCCACCTCTAGAAGCTTTAAAACCACACCGTGGCCATATTTTACAACGTTCCACGACCCCACTGATACTCACCGAAAGTGGTGGCGGccatggtggcagtggtggtagcGGACTGCTGCTTTCCGGATCCGGTTCGGGGTCGCTGCTGTCCTCGACCACCTCTTCACTATCGTCGCTGCTGAGTGGCTGCGGTAGCAGTGcgagcaccggtggtggttcaaGTGGGTTCTACGAACCTAGTCTcatcgggggtggtggtggaatcggtgctggtggccttcGATTTGGTCTAGGCCGACGCACCATTGGCTGTGATAGTCCTATGACTGCTGTGAGCCAccgtaacaacaacagcaccaatcagcaacaacaacaacacggtgGCAGCACTCTAGGATCCGGTCTTagtacaacaacatcatcaataaCAAACACGCGaacagcttcatcatcatcatcatcgtcttcgctGTCGTCTTTATCATCGCCCccatcgctggccaccactggcGGTAATGCGTGTGCCGTGGGAGagtcacagcaacagcagcagcagcagcagcgatccaGTGCCGTTTCAGCACCGGTGTCCAGCGCCAGTTCCAACCTAGTAACTAATATGGACGTCAGCCGGTCCGTTAGTCCACCGGCGAAAATGTTCCACTGTGCGGTGTCCCCGAGGCGTCGCGCAccacgccaccagcagcagcgattgcaGCGTCCTCACAGGCCGTGCCTGGATTTCGATAAAATGCAACAG CTCAAAGCACGCTCGGTAACCACTTGGCGCCACAGTAACGAGCACTCGGGTGAACTGTCCGTGtttt
- the LOC126569934 gene encoding ecdysone-induced protein 74EF isoform X1 — protein sequence MLKYLTHKLRSQSINDENHANAEKIDGHDSGTESDGDLEQEDDLIPEHEMELSLSSRQDTASPSDTACSSESPAFLGGPASAAHLLLYDQNSSEEELEVINGGAGAVGNCDIIEVGSVSGVPSRIGAGGPGAGLCGRVAGIDQLPMMSDGADEEDDEDEDDATEEIIDDDEEEHEDDEEEDEEDEEVASAIASATTVATTATTVTPKVATTIIGSAGHRPMDTSVRGHFVSLAAGGGLDVFADGESLDDFADELCLASSSDDAPMAFSSGMLNVKTVSSNSDKQHQQPPQQQRFSTLLEKRKRSLAQNSDDEVRFLLEQQQQTPLGHHHHPNHHLHHPHHQHHSMRHQQQQQQSKQQQQQQHLHQQHKLLQQEQHLTEESLLSAPVNFRTSPPLEALKPHRGHILQRSTTPLILTESGGGHGGSGGSGLLLSGSGSGSLLSSTTSSLSSLLSGCGSSASTGGGSSGFYEPSLIGGGGGIGAGGLRFGLGRRTIGCDSPMTAVSHRNNNSTNQQQQQHGGSTLGSGLSTTTSSITNTRTASSSSSSSSLSSLSSPPSLATTGGNACAVGESQQQQQQQQRSSAVSAPVSSASSNLVTNMDVSRSVSPPAKMFHCAVSPRRRAPRHQQQRLQRPHRPCLDFDKMQQLKARSVTTWRHSNEHSGELSVFCW from the exons GTTTAAGCTCCCGGCAGGATACCGCCTCACCGAGCGATACGGCCTGTTCCTCGGAATCGCCCGCCTTCCTGGGGGGCCCTGCCTCGGCCGCacatctgctgctgtacgatcaGAACAGCTCGGAAGAGGAGCTGGAAGTGATCAACGGTGGCGCCGGTGCTGTCGGTAACTGTGATATCATCGAGGTGGGCAGTGTGAGCGGTGTTCCGAGCCGGATCGGTGCCGGCGGTCCCGGTGCCGGCCTCTGTGGCCGAGTCGCCGGTATCGATCAGCTACCGATGATGAGTGATGGTGCAGATGAGGAAgatgacgaggatgaagatgatgccaCCGAGGAAATcattgacgatgatgaggaggagcatgaggatgatgaggaagaggatgaggaagatgaGGAAGTAGCTTCAGCGATCGCGTCGGCGACGACCGTCGcgacgaccgcgaccacgGTGACGCCAAAGGTGGCAACGACAATCATCGGAAGTGCCGGCCATAGACCGATGGACACTAGCGTGCGGGGCCACTTTGTTTcactggccgctggtggtggtctggatGTGTTCGCCGATGGTGAATCGCTGGATGACTTTGCCGACGAACTGTGCCTGGCGTCCTCGAGCGATGATGCGCCCATGGCCTTCTCTTCTGGCATGCTCAATGTCAAAACCGTTTCTTCCAACAGCgacaaacagcatcagcagccgccgcagcagcagcggttcaGCACTCTTTTGGAGAAACGTAAGCGATCTCTGGCGCAAAACTCGGATGATGAG GTTCGCTTCCTTCtagagcaacaacagcagactCCGCTagggcaccatcaccacccaaaccatcatcttcaccatccacatcatcagcatcattcgatgcgtcaccagcagcagcagcagcagtcgaaacagcagcagcaacagcaacacctgcatcaacagcacaagctgctgcagcaggagcagcatcttACGGAAGAGTCGCTACTGTCGGCACCCGTCAACTTTCGGACGTCGCCACCTCTAGAAGCTTTAAAACCACACCGTGGCCATATTTTACAACGTTCCACGACCCCACTGATACTCACCGAAAGTGGTGGCGGccatggtggcagtggtggtagcGGACTGCTGCTTTCCGGATCCGGTTCGGGGTCGCTGCTGTCCTCGACCACCTCTTCACTATCGTCGCTGCTGAGTGGCTGCGGTAGCAGTGcgagcaccggtggtggttcaaGTGGGTTCTACGAACCTAGTCTcatcgggggtggtggtggaatcggtgctggtggccttcGATTTGGTCTAGGCCGACGCACCATTGGCTGTGATAGTCCTATGACTGCTGTGAGCCAccgtaacaacaacagcaccaatcagcaacaacaacaacacggtgGCAGCACTCTAGGATCCGGTCTTagtacaacaacatcatcaataaCAAACACGCGaacagcttcatcatcatcatcatcgtcttcgctGTCGTCTTTATCATCGCCCccatcgctggccaccactggcGGTAATGCGTGTGCCGTGGGAGagtcacagcaacagcagcagcagcagcagcgatccaGTGCCGTTTCAGCACCGGTGTCCAGCGCCAGTTCCAACCTAGTAACTAATATGGACGTCAGCCGGTCCGTTAGTCCACCGGCGAAAATGTTCCACTGTGCGGTGTCCCCGAGGCGTCGCGCAccacgccaccagcagcagcgattgcaGCGTCCTCACAGGCCGTGCCTGGATTTCGATAAAATGCAACAG CTCAAAGCACGCTCGGTAACCACTTGGCGCCACAGTAACGAGCACTCGGGTGAACTGTCCGTGtttt
- the LOC126569934 gene encoding ecdysone-induced protein 74EF isoform X3, with product MWDEVLSCLSSRQDTASPSDTACSSESPAFLGGPASAAHLLLYDQNSSEEELEVINGGAGAVGNCDIIEVGSVSGVPSRIGAGGPGAGLCGRVAGIDQLPMMSDGADEEDDEDEDDATEEIIDDDEEEHEDDEEEDEEDEEVASAIASATTVATTATTVTPKVATTIIGSAGHRPMDTSVRGHFVSLAAGGGLDVFADGESLDDFADELCLASSSDDAPMAFSSGMLNVKTVSSNSDKQHQQPPQQQRFSTLLEKRKRSLAQNSDDEVRFLLEQQQQTPLGHHHHPNHHLHHPHHQHHSMRHQQQQQQSKQQQQQQHLHQQHKLLQQEQHLTEESLLSAPVNFRTSPPLEALKPHRGHILQRSTTPLILTESGGGHGGSGGSGLLLSGSGSGSLLSSTTSSLSSLLSGCGSSASTGGGSSGFYEPSLIGGGGGIGAGGLRFGLGRRTIGCDSPMTAVSHRNNNSTNQQQQQHGGSTLGSGLSTTTSSITNTRTASSSSSSSSLSSLSSPPSLATTGGNACAVGESQQQQQQQQRSSAVSAPVSSASSNLVTNMDVSRSVSPPAKMFHCAVSPRRRAPRHQQQRLQRPHRPCLDFDKMQQLKARSVTTWRHSNEHSGELSVFCW from the exons ATGTGGGATGAAGTATTATCAT GTTTAAGCTCCCGGCAGGATACCGCCTCACCGAGCGATACGGCCTGTTCCTCGGAATCGCCCGCCTTCCTGGGGGGCCCTGCCTCGGCCGCacatctgctgctgtacgatcaGAACAGCTCGGAAGAGGAGCTGGAAGTGATCAACGGTGGCGCCGGTGCTGTCGGTAACTGTGATATCATCGAGGTGGGCAGTGTGAGCGGTGTTCCGAGCCGGATCGGTGCCGGCGGTCCCGGTGCCGGCCTCTGTGGCCGAGTCGCCGGTATCGATCAGCTACCGATGATGAGTGATGGTGCAGATGAGGAAgatgacgaggatgaagatgatgccaCCGAGGAAATcattgacgatgatgaggaggagcatgaggatgatgaggaagaggatgaggaagatgaGGAAGTAGCTTCAGCGATCGCGTCGGCGACGACCGTCGcgacgaccgcgaccacgGTGACGCCAAAGGTGGCAACGACAATCATCGGAAGTGCCGGCCATAGACCGATGGACACTAGCGTGCGGGGCCACTTTGTTTcactggccgctggtggtggtctggatGTGTTCGCCGATGGTGAATCGCTGGATGACTTTGCCGACGAACTGTGCCTGGCGTCCTCGAGCGATGATGCGCCCATGGCCTTCTCTTCTGGCATGCTCAATGTCAAAACCGTTTCTTCCAACAGCgacaaacagcatcagcagccgccgcagcagcagcggttcaGCACTCTTTTGGAGAAACGTAAGCGATCTCTGGCGCAAAACTCGGATGATGAG GTTCGCTTCCTTCtagagcaacaacagcagactCCGCTagggcaccatcaccacccaaaccatcatcttcaccatccacatcatcagcatcattcgatgcgtcaccagcagcagcagcagcagtcgaaacagcagcagcaacagcaacacctgcatcaacagcacaagctgctgcagcaggagcagcatcttACGGAAGAGTCGCTACTGTCGGCACCCGTCAACTTTCGGACGTCGCCACCTCTAGAAGCTTTAAAACCACACCGTGGCCATATTTTACAACGTTCCACGACCCCACTGATACTCACCGAAAGTGGTGGCGGccatggtggcagtggtggtagcGGACTGCTGCTTTCCGGATCCGGTTCGGGGTCGCTGCTGTCCTCGACCACCTCTTCACTATCGTCGCTGCTGAGTGGCTGCGGTAGCAGTGcgagcaccggtggtggttcaaGTGGGTTCTACGAACCTAGTCTcatcgggggtggtggtggaatcggtgctggtggccttcGATTTGGTCTAGGCCGACGCACCATTGGCTGTGATAGTCCTATGACTGCTGTGAGCCAccgtaacaacaacagcaccaatcagcaacaacaacaacacggtgGCAGCACTCTAGGATCCGGTCTTagtacaacaacatcatcaataaCAAACACGCGaacagcttcatcatcatcatcatcgtcttcgctGTCGTCTTTATCATCGCCCccatcgctggccaccactggcGGTAATGCGTGTGCCGTGGGAGagtcacagcaacagcagcagcagcagcagcgatccaGTGCCGTTTCAGCACCGGTGTCCAGCGCCAGTTCCAACCTAGTAACTAATATGGACGTCAGCCGGTCCGTTAGTCCACCGGCGAAAATGTTCCACTGTGCGGTGTCCCCGAGGCGTCGCGCAccacgccaccagcagcagcgattgcaGCGTCCTCACAGGCCGTGCCTGGATTTCGATAAAATGCAACAG CTCAAAGCACGCTCGGTAACCACTTGGCGCCACAGTAACGAGCACTCGGGTGAACTGTCCGTGtttt